From one Plantibacter flavus genomic stretch:
- a CDS encoding alpha-amylase family protein translates to MTTTQPLTTGTDTIAWFSGDQRWTQLTFVEDDPLHFDLDAWADVLDRTASTAICISAGGYIAFYPTSIPLHYRSRHLGDRDLLGEIVDLARSRGMVVMARIDPHAVHRDVRDAHPEWIARTEDGELQEHWAHPGTFVTDAFGDYNWEFTTEVAREVTADYDIDAVFANRWQGHGPGYTETAQRLFRAASGLALPTSRDAVDGESWRAYRSWRRERLSDLVAHWDAAVQDVKPEVRFIPNLGSFAAGELRDDVARLHVPFFLVDHQARNEGETQWAAGRDAKRTRSIHPDKPVGLITSVGPESHGYRWKDSVNAGQETVGWIVDGFVHGAFPWFTKFAARIHDTRWIPAVERAFTLHREIGAIWQQSRPVAEVCVWDVDNAFADARTRRAASGMYQALVELRTPFEFVGPRGLHRLGLPETRVVVLPEIDEIDERSAAALRAFVEGGGELVVTGAGPLIDGGTPLVTELTGAPLTARSAGVVRNNYVQRASDGALAAGLEGADRIIGGTRLARFAPTAEAVVHWRFVPDHPDLPMEEVYPRGVAVDPAVFRASLATSDDGGTVQAGAGTVQVIGFNLAELYHETLLGDHLTLLGNTIEAALGGSSLVSIDGPGLLDAAAWTDGAAFMLAFANLTDPLAMRGQQRAVTELTGIRVQIDAARLAEATGRPVVPAEVMAEVVVDDRRTPAPVAVSDGTIIVELPTVRELGMVRLSF, encoded by the coding sequence ATGACGACGACACAGCCGCTCACGACCGGAACCGACACGATCGCCTGGTTCTCCGGCGACCAGCGCTGGACACAACTGACGTTCGTCGAGGACGACCCGCTCCACTTCGACCTCGACGCGTGGGCCGACGTCCTGGACCGGACCGCGTCGACCGCGATCTGCATCAGCGCCGGGGGGTACATCGCGTTCTATCCGACCTCGATCCCGTTGCACTACCGCAGCCGGCACCTCGGTGACCGCGATCTCCTCGGCGAGATCGTCGATCTCGCACGGAGTCGTGGCATGGTCGTCATGGCTCGGATCGACCCGCACGCCGTCCATCGGGACGTCCGTGACGCCCATCCGGAGTGGATCGCCCGGACCGAGGACGGGGAGCTGCAGGAGCACTGGGCACACCCGGGCACCTTCGTGACGGACGCGTTCGGCGACTACAACTGGGAGTTCACGACCGAGGTCGCACGCGAGGTCACCGCGGACTACGACATCGACGCGGTGTTCGCGAACCGGTGGCAGGGCCACGGACCCGGGTACACCGAGACCGCGCAGCGACTCTTCCGCGCGGCGTCCGGGCTCGCCCTGCCGACCTCACGCGACGCCGTCGACGGAGAGTCCTGGCGGGCTTACCGGAGCTGGCGCCGGGAGCGGCTGAGCGACCTGGTCGCCCACTGGGACGCGGCGGTCCAGGACGTGAAGCCGGAGGTGCGCTTCATCCCCAACCTCGGCTCGTTCGCGGCGGGCGAGCTTCGCGACGACGTCGCCCGCCTGCACGTCCCGTTCTTCCTCGTCGACCATCAGGCGCGCAACGAGGGGGAGACCCAGTGGGCGGCCGGCCGCGACGCGAAGCGGACCCGGTCCATCCACCCCGACAAGCCGGTGGGGCTCATCACCTCCGTCGGGCCCGAGTCGCACGGCTACCGCTGGAAGGACTCCGTCAACGCGGGTCAGGAGACCGTGGGCTGGATCGTCGACGGCTTCGTGCACGGAGCGTTCCCGTGGTTCACGAAGTTCGCCGCGCGGATCCACGACACGCGCTGGATTCCAGCGGTCGAGCGGGCGTTCACGCTGCATCGCGAGATCGGTGCGATCTGGCAGCAGTCGCGCCCGGTCGCCGAAGTGTGCGTCTGGGACGTGGACAACGCCTTCGCCGACGCCCGGACGCGACGGGCCGCCTCCGGCATGTACCAAGCACTCGTCGAGCTGCGGACGCCGTTCGAGTTCGTCGGCCCCCGTGGCCTGCATCGGCTCGGACTGCCTGAGACCAGGGTGGTCGTCCTCCCGGAGATCGACGAGATCGACGAACGGTCCGCCGCCGCATTGCGTGCCTTCGTCGAGGGCGGCGGTGAGCTCGTGGTGACCGGAGCCGGGCCCCTGATCGACGGGGGTACACCGCTCGTGACCGAGCTCACGGGCGCACCGCTGACCGCCCGTTCGGCCGGGGTCGTCCGGAACAACTACGTGCAACGCGCGTCCGACGGCGCACTCGCCGCCGGTCTGGAAGGCGCGGACCGCATCATCGGTGGAACCCGTCTGGCCCGCTTCGCGCCGACCGCCGAGGCCGTCGTGCACTGGCGGTTCGTGCCGGATCACCCCGACCTCCCCATGGAGGAGGTCTACCCGCGGGGTGTAGCCGTGGACCCCGCGGTGTTCCGTGCGTCGTTGGCGACGTCGGACGACGGCGGGACGGTGCAGGCGGGCGCCGGGACGGTCCAGGTCATCGGCTTCAACCTCGCCGAGCTATACCACGAGACGCTCCTCGGTGATCACCTCACCCTGCTCGGCAACACGATCGAGGCCGCACTCGGGGGATCGAGTCTGGTCAGCATCGACGGCCCGGGGCTCCTGGATGCGGCGGCGTGGACGGACGGAGCGGCGTTCATGCTGGCGTTCGCCAATCTCACCGACCCGTTGGCGATGCGGGGCCAGCAACGTGCGGTGACCGAGCTCACCGGCATCCGGGTGCAGATCGACGCCGCGCGGCTGGCGGAGGCCACGGGGCGTCCCGTCGTCCCGGCCGAGGTCATGGCGGAGGTGGTCGTCGACGATCGGCGGACGCCGGCTCCGGTGGCCGTGTCCGACGGCACGATCATCGTGGAGCTCCCGACCGTGCGCGAGCTCGGGATGGTCAGACTGAGCTTCTGA
- a CDS encoding ABC transporter ATP-binding protein, whose product MTTSLLARDLTLGYGDAPIVSELSLEVPDDSFTIIIGPNACGKSTLLRGLARLLRPTAGAVLLDGADIRASKPKDTARRLGLLPQSAIAPDGITVADLVGRGRFPHQSAMRTWSSADEAAVSEAMAATGVTELSRRLVDELSGGQRQRVWVAMALAQQTKHLLLDEPTTFLDIAHQIELMELFTDLHRSGTTLVAVLHDLNHAARYATHLVAMRDGAIVAQGDPQEIITADLVEAVYDLPCRVITDPVSGTPLVLPLGRRSR is encoded by the coding sequence ATGACCACGTCGCTCCTCGCCCGCGACCTCACCCTGGGCTACGGCGATGCTCCGATCGTCTCCGAGCTGTCGCTCGAGGTGCCGGACGACTCGTTCACGATCATCATCGGACCGAACGCCTGCGGCAAGTCGACCCTGCTCCGCGGACTCGCGCGGCTCCTGCGCCCGACCGCCGGCGCCGTCCTCCTCGATGGTGCTGACATCCGTGCGTCGAAACCGAAGGACACCGCTCGCCGACTCGGGCTCCTCCCCCAATCCGCCATCGCCCCCGACGGGATCACCGTCGCCGACCTGGTCGGGCGCGGCCGGTTCCCGCACCAGAGCGCGATGCGGACGTGGAGCAGCGCCGACGAAGCGGCGGTCTCGGAGGCGATGGCCGCGACGGGGGTCACGGAGCTGTCCCGCCGGCTGGTCGACGAGCTCTCGGGCGGACAACGGCAACGCGTCTGGGTCGCGATGGCACTCGCCCAGCAGACGAAACACCTGCTGCTCGACGAGCCGACGACGTTCCTCGACATCGCGCACCAGATCGAGCTGATGGAGCTGTTCACGGATCTGCACCGCAGCGGCACCACCCTCGTCGCGGTCCTCCACGACCTCAACCACGCCGCCCGCTATGCGACGCATCTCGTCGCGATGCGCGACGGCGCGATCGTCGCCCAGGGCGATCCGCAGGAGATCATCACCGCCGACCTCGTGGAGGCCGTGTACGACCTGCCGTGCCGGGTCATCACCGACCCCGTCTCCGGTACCCCGCTGGTGCTCCCGCTCGGACGGCGGAGCCGGTGA
- a CDS encoding LacI family DNA-binding transcriptional regulator, with translation MTSPAGRRRHGRPTISDVAALAGVSAGAVSKVFNGTGRISPPTAERVREAARKLNWTPNPAAIALRTARAQAIGLVLTSSSPVPEVGAANVGLISGIESLLSPREYGLLLNVFLTGQHDESAFYRSLAERQRMDGVILTNSVVGDTRFDLMRDLGVPAVLVGTPWKPGVVDYIDADPPSAGIPETVDHLVGLGHRDVAFVSGPAGFVLPNIRREAFTARLAHHGLTPHSISSVGYSPAAAAEETSRLLDGAAPPTAILYGTDTMAIAGMRTIQSRGLRVPEDVSVVGFEGLEVGEWVDPQLTTVQRFAFQRGRAAAAKLLGLLGETIEEDVPLEKPVLIVRQSTAPPRGR, from the coding sequence ATGACCTCACCTGCCGGGCGCCGGAGACACGGCCGCCCCACCATCTCCGATGTCGCCGCGCTCGCGGGCGTGTCGGCCGGAGCGGTCTCGAAGGTCTTCAACGGCACGGGTCGCATCTCGCCGCCGACCGCCGAGCGTGTCCGGGAGGCCGCGCGCAAACTCAACTGGACGCCGAACCCGGCTGCGATCGCTCTCCGGACCGCGCGCGCCCAGGCGATCGGGCTCGTCCTCACCAGTTCCTCCCCGGTTCCCGAGGTCGGTGCGGCCAATGTCGGACTCATCTCCGGGATCGAGTCCCTCCTCAGTCCTCGCGAGTACGGGCTCCTCCTGAACGTCTTCCTCACGGGACAGCACGACGAGTCGGCGTTCTACCGGTCCCTCGCTGAGCGCCAGCGGATGGACGGCGTCATCCTCACCAACTCGGTGGTCGGCGACACCCGCTTCGACCTCATGCGAGACCTCGGTGTGCCCGCGGTGCTCGTCGGCACCCCGTGGAAGCCGGGCGTGGTCGACTACATCGACGCGGACCCGCCGAGCGCCGGCATCCCCGAGACGGTCGACCACCTCGTCGGTCTGGGCCACCGCGATGTCGCGTTCGTCAGCGGCCCCGCCGGGTTCGTGCTCCCGAACATCCGACGCGAGGCGTTCACCGCCCGGCTCGCCCATCACGGGCTCACCCCGCACTCCATCTCGAGCGTCGGCTATTCGCCGGCGGCCGCCGCCGAGGAGACGAGTCGGCTCCTCGACGGGGCGGCACCGCCGACGGCGATCCTCTACGGCACCGACACCATGGCGATCGCCGGGATGCGGACGATTCAGAGCCGTGGCCTGCGGGTCCCCGAGGACGTCTCGGTCGTCGGGTTCGAGGGGCTCGAGGTCGGCGAATGGGTCGACCCCCAGCTCACCACCGTCCAGCGGTTCGCGTTCCAGCGTGGGCGGGCGGCGGCTGCGAAGCTCCTCGGCCTCCTCGGTGAGACCATCGAGGAGGACGTACCGCTCGAGAAGCCGGTGCTCATCGTCCGTCAGTCCACCGCCCCGCCGCGCGGCCGCTGA
- a CDS encoding ABC transporter transmembrane domain-containing protein, translating into MSGTTTNTPRRLFGIALGADGRGAMLAAATGLLIVHALSEAAIPVIIGATIDRAVVPSDPVALGVWIGVLVGTFLVLTVSYQSASRLMVSIYGHGEQALRHLTLSRMLRPRLSRQNLSAGEALTVVTSDTYRVAGVAWSVAQQSATIAAIIGAALAMSVISPVATIVVFVSTIGMMLVMRVVSRPLERRGFDEQRAATEAGAVAADFMSGFRVLVGIGGQAEAVRRYDAASDVSRRAATAAGRSLALFDAVSGTLAAFVMAALVGLSAWFAADGRISIGELVTVLGLAQFISGYLAQAGSFPSNWIHKLASAKRLAAVVDADDLLETGGRLDEMSDSGPASDVVLSFRPEHQDRPVDVHAGELLGVRPPDSDTARALSRLLGMRTPAERGSVSLAVDGTLVDQLDLDPVAYRRRVVAPPHGQRIMSGTLAEAVRGHDATGDPEAVFVGMAALDDTVVQLGGWSSPVGEAGRRLSGGQRQRVGIARALHAGADVLVLDEPTSAVDVLTETRIARALAAHEGTVVVITTSPVLLNACDRVVELTPGSETRHD; encoded by the coding sequence GTGAGCGGGACGACGACGAATACGCCGCGGCGCCTCTTCGGCATCGCGCTGGGAGCGGACGGTCGCGGCGCCATGCTCGCCGCCGCGACCGGCCTCCTCATCGTGCACGCCCTGTCGGAGGCGGCGATCCCCGTGATCATCGGGGCGACTATCGACCGCGCGGTGGTGCCGTCCGATCCGGTCGCCCTCGGGGTCTGGATCGGGGTCCTGGTCGGAACCTTCCTCGTCCTGACGGTGAGCTACCAGTCGGCGTCGCGCCTCATGGTGTCGATCTACGGGCACGGCGAACAGGCGCTCCGGCACCTCACGCTCTCCCGGATGCTTCGGCCGCGGCTCTCACGACAGAACCTGTCGGCGGGTGAGGCCCTGACGGTCGTCACGTCCGACACCTACCGGGTGGCCGGCGTCGCCTGGTCGGTCGCGCAGCAGTCGGCGACCATCGCCGCGATCATCGGAGCCGCCCTGGCGATGTCGGTGATCTCGCCCGTGGCGACGATCGTGGTGTTCGTGTCGACCATCGGGATGATGCTCGTCATGCGCGTCGTGTCCCGCCCGCTGGAGCGCCGAGGGTTCGACGAGCAACGGGCGGCGACCGAGGCCGGAGCGGTGGCCGCCGACTTCATGAGCGGGTTCCGAGTGCTCGTCGGCATCGGCGGGCAGGCTGAAGCCGTCCGGCGATATGACGCCGCCAGTGATGTCTCACGACGCGCAGCGACGGCCGCCGGGCGGTCCCTGGCCCTCTTCGACGCCGTGAGCGGCACGCTGGCGGCGTTCGTCATGGCCGCACTCGTCGGCTTGTCCGCCTGGTTCGCTGCGGATGGGCGGATCAGCATCGGTGAGCTCGTGACGGTGCTCGGTCTCGCGCAGTTCATCAGCGGGTACCTCGCACAGGCGGGTTCCTTCCCATCGAACTGGATCCACAAGCTCGCGTCCGCCAAACGCCTGGCCGCGGTCGTCGACGCCGACGACCTACTCGAAACGGGCGGTCGGCTGGACGAGATGTCCGACTCCGGCCCTGCGTCCGACGTCGTGCTGTCCTTCCGCCCGGAACACCAGGACCGACCGGTGGACGTCCATGCTGGTGAACTGCTCGGCGTCCGGCCGCCCGACAGCGACACCGCGCGCGCCCTCTCCCGCCTGCTCGGCATGCGGACCCCCGCGGAGCGCGGCAGCGTCTCGCTCGCCGTCGACGGTACACTCGTCGACCAGCTGGACCTCGACCCGGTGGCGTACCGCCGTCGTGTGGTCGCGCCACCGCACGGCCAGCGCATCATGAGCGGCACCCTGGCGGAGGCGGTCCGCGGTCATGACGCGACCGGCGACCCGGAAGCGGTGTTCGTCGGCATGGCGGCGCTCGACGACACGGTCGTGCAGCTCGGCGGTTGGTCGTCTCCGGTCGGTGAGGCGGGCAGACGGCTCTCCGGCGGGCAACGCCAGCGCGTCGGCATCGCCCGGGCGCTCCATGCCGGTGCGGACGTGCTCGTCCTCGACGAACCGACGTCGGCCGTCGACGTCCTCACGGAGACCCGCATCGCCCGAGCACTCGCGGCGCACGAGGGCACCGTCGTCGTCATCACCACCTCGCCGGTCCTGTTGAACGCCTGCGACCGGGTCGTCGAACTCACTCCCGGTTCGGAGACCCGCCATGACTGA
- a CDS encoding siderophore-interacting protein: MKIHRGIVTAATPLSPKLIRITLGGPGVEDFVSTGTGDEYVRVFFPHGADPTEVSLPVPTGDWWETPEGSPQAPMRTYTISAVRQDPVEIDIDFVVHEAGVAGPWAARAQPGHVLGLNSPAGLYAPPADIGWQVLVADLTGLPAVRRIVAQTPRGLRTRVVLEVPSERDRVAVETNDDVTVTWVVGGNGHGPSALGRLVRSVVDERLPLDHGYIWVAGETVALRDVRKYLRKELGLPATRFKVVGYWTPIAAWDEKFAALPASVQRELEAIWAPIDGVEPEDVQIRYEEQLERHGL; encoded by the coding sequence ATGAAGATCCACCGCGGCATCGTGACCGCAGCGACACCCCTGAGTCCGAAGCTGATCCGCATCACCCTCGGCGGTCCGGGCGTCGAGGACTTCGTCAGCACCGGCACGGGTGATGAGTACGTCCGCGTCTTCTTCCCCCACGGCGCCGACCCGACGGAGGTCTCGCTCCCGGTACCGACAGGCGACTGGTGGGAGACGCCGGAGGGCTCCCCGCAGGCACCGATGCGTACGTACACGATCAGCGCCGTGCGGCAGGACCCCGTCGAGATCGACATCGACTTCGTCGTGCACGAGGCCGGGGTCGCGGGGCCGTGGGCGGCTCGCGCCCAGCCCGGGCACGTGCTGGGCCTGAACTCGCCCGCCGGTCTGTACGCGCCGCCCGCCGACATCGGTTGGCAGGTGCTCGTCGCGGACCTCACCGGTCTTCCCGCAGTCAGGCGCATCGTCGCACAGACTCCGCGAGGACTGCGGACCCGCGTGGTGCTCGAAGTGCCGAGCGAGCGGGATCGGGTCGCGGTCGAGACGAACGACGACGTGACGGTCACCTGGGTGGTGGGCGGCAACGGACACGGCCCGAGCGCGCTGGGCCGACTCGTCCGGAGTGTCGTGGACGAGCGCCTCCCGCTCGATCACGGCTACATCTGGGTGGCCGGCGAGACGGTGGCCCTCCGCGACGTGCGCAAGTATCTGCGCAAGGAGCTCGGGCTACCCGCCACCCGGTTCAAGGTGGTCGGCTACTGGACGCCGATCGCAGCATGGGACGAGAAGTTCGCCGCCCTCCCGGCCTCGGTTCAGCGGGAACTCGAGGCGATCTGGGCGCCGATCGACGGCGTCGAGCCGGAGGACGTACAGATCCGGTACGAGGAGCAGCTCGAACGGCACGGGCTCTGA
- a CDS encoding ABC transporter ATP-binding protein, whose translation MTDPAMEPSTAEMLPVADGSRVRTVVGALLRRHRGRTAAVVVLFLAAAALGVVMPACLGRIVDAVASDAGLSVVSGWVAAAAVGAVGAVAVTLWATRVLTGLVQDLLAELREDVFASAMRLPVSTVDDGERADLLSRVTGDVDAVAEAGGNVAPTLLSAGFAIGVSAVALAAVDPWLALAGLASAPCYVLGTRAFLRRSRVVFRTVRIREASRSQAVLDAVDGAETLAAFAGTDHALERVRERAAASIDAQIEGVRVANRLFRWINSGELVGLSAILATGFLLNLQGTITVGLVTTAALLFHRLFDPVGRLIFGLDDIQRATVGLARLIGVIDLAATSSAMPESPSPVGGTADDVAAPPAIRVHDLTFRYPTTDRGVTQVTLNVPPGTTTALVGTSGSGKSTLARVVAGHHPPTSGRVLVGHAPYYLSQELHLFRGSIADNLRLGAPDANRDEMVSALRAVGAEWAVTALQDDPAADPTDSRESPVPLDEGRIQQLAVARAFLTDPAIVILDEATADVGLHHRDAVEAAIAALRTDRTALLIAHRLEQAATADRIAVFADGRIVQHGTHAELLASPGPYRESWLAHSPHPTQHTEPTREAETP comes from the coding sequence ATGACTGATCCCGCCATGGAGCCCAGCACCGCCGAGATGCTCCCCGTCGCCGACGGCTCCCGCGTCCGAACCGTCGTCGGTGCCCTCCTCAGACGCCACCGCGGACGGACCGCCGCCGTGGTGGTCCTCTTCCTCGCAGCCGCCGCACTGGGCGTCGTGATGCCCGCGTGTCTCGGGCGGATCGTGGACGCCGTCGCTTCCGATGCCGGGCTGAGCGTCGTCTCAGGCTGGGTGGCCGCAGCAGCGGTCGGCGCTGTCGGGGCGGTCGCGGTGACGCTGTGGGCGACTCGGGTGCTCACGGGGCTGGTGCAGGACCTGCTCGCCGAACTGCGCGAGGACGTGTTCGCCTCGGCCATGCGGCTCCCGGTGAGCACCGTCGACGACGGCGAGCGTGCCGATCTCCTGTCCCGGGTCACCGGCGACGTCGACGCGGTCGCGGAGGCCGGCGGGAACGTCGCCCCGACCCTGCTCTCCGCCGGGTTCGCGATCGGGGTGTCGGCCGTCGCCCTGGCAGCCGTCGACCCGTGGCTCGCGCTCGCCGGTCTCGCTTCGGCGCCGTGCTACGTCCTCGGGACCCGTGCGTTCCTCCGGCGATCCCGAGTGGTGTTCCGCACGGTCCGGATCCGCGAAGCGTCGCGCAGTCAGGCCGTGCTGGACGCGGTCGACGGCGCGGAGACCCTCGCCGCGTTCGCCGGCACGGACCACGCGCTCGAACGCGTCCGGGAACGCGCGGCCGCCTCCATCGACGCGCAGATCGAGGGCGTGCGCGTCGCGAACCGTCTGTTCCGATGGATCAACTCGGGTGAGCTCGTCGGACTCTCGGCGATCCTGGCGACCGGCTTCCTCCTCAACCTGCAGGGCACGATCACCGTCGGACTCGTGACCACCGCCGCACTCCTGTTCCACCGGCTGTTCGATCCGGTGGGCCGGCTCATCTTCGGGCTCGACGACATCCAGCGGGCCACGGTCGGGCTGGCTCGGCTCATCGGGGTCATCGACCTCGCAGCAACGTCGTCCGCGATGCCGGAGTCGCCCTCGCCCGTCGGCGGTACCGCGGACGATGTCGCCGCACCGCCGGCGATCCGAGTGCACGACCTGACGTTCCGGTATCCGACCACGGACCGTGGGGTCACGCAGGTCACCCTGAACGTGCCGCCCGGGACGACCACGGCGCTCGTCGGCACGTCCGGCTCGGGCAAGAGCACCCTGGCGCGGGTCGTCGCCGGACACCATCCCCCGACGTCGGGGCGGGTGCTCGTCGGCCACGCCCCGTACTACCTGTCGCAGGAGCTCCACCTCTTCCGTGGCTCGATCGCCGACAACCTGAGGCTCGGCGCGCCGGACGCCAACCGGGACGAGATGGTCTCGGCGCTCCGTGCCGTCGGAGCCGAATGGGCGGTCACCGCGTTGCAGGACGACCCGGCGGCGGACCCGACCGACTCGAGGGAGTCGCCCGTGCCGCTGGACGAGGGACGCATCCAGCAGCTCGCGGTCGCTCGGGCGTTCCTGACGGACCCGGCGATCGTGATCCTCGATGAGGCGACGGCCGACGTCGGCTTGCACCATCGCGACGCCGTCGAAGCGGCGATCGCCGCCCTTCGGACGGACCGGACCGCGCTGCTCATCGCGCACCGGTTGGAACAGGCCGCCACCGCCGACCGGATCGCGGTCTTCGCGGACGGTCGGATCGTCCAACACGGCACGCACGCGGAGCTCCTCGCCTCGCCCGGCCCCTACCGCGAGTCCTGGCTCGCGCACAGCCCGCACCCGACCCAGCACACCGAACCGACCCGAGAGGCCGAGACGCCATGA